Proteins encoded together in one Cydia pomonella isolate Wapato2018A chromosome 10, ilCydPomo1, whole genome shotgun sequence window:
- the LOC133521804 gene encoding uncharacterized protein LOC133521804 isoform X1 has product MVGKSRYCEICGVREIFREGFFAKFPKDKLRCKTWLRQVGKEDLIHVPIEKLHELRHVCGDHFDRRDFGKTGNKLKKRAYPKLNLSAPPLSEHQLTGFPQHVASRQGAHQSHALLHARIPLSTSSTENGAHQSHAPLHARIPLSTSSTENVLVPARRGSSDTLVLTLAPPIFCQLHLVRGTRSRRRRRGARAPQCPAGGHWLL; this is encoded by the exons ATGGTTGGCAAAAGCCGATATTGTGAGATATGCGGCGTGAGAGAAATTTTCAGAGAAGGCTTCTTTGCCAAATTTCCCAAGGATAAACTGCG GTGTAAAACTTGGCTTAGACAAGTTGGAAAAGAAGATCTCATTCACGTACCCATTGAAAAATTGCATGAGCTTCGTCATGTTTGTGGTGACCACTTTGACCGGAGAGACTTTGGGAAGACAggaaataagcttaaaaaaagaGCCTATCCAAAGTTAAATCTTTCTGCACCTCCACTGTCAGAACATCAATTAACAGGATTTCCTCAACATGTTGCAAGTAGACAAG gTGCACACCAGAGCCATGCACTTTTACATGCCAGGATACCTCTCTCGACATCTAGCACTGAAAATG gTGCACACCAGAGCCATGCACCTTTACATGCCAGGATACCTCTCTCGACATCGAGCACTGAAAATG ttttggtaccaGCGAGACGCGGATCTAGTGATACTCTAGTTCTTACTCTAGCACCACCTATATTCTGTCAACTCCATCTTGTGAGAGGGACGAGATCGCGGCGACGACGTCGCGGAGCTCGTGCCCCTCAGTGTCCTGCAGGAGGACACTGGCTTCTATGA
- the LOC133521803 gene encoding uncharacterized protein LOC133521803, whose product MGSKWTDESAILRDLSFAQGRWVPGGIDSAVAGANPPVHNITEETEEEYYRHWTSLDPGGTGDFSSGPDLYQIKTMLELMQDEHPPNEEFFSGPIEIRKLNIQAPPFTKTKSNTKENKPPNKPRRARNVAIASIMALTLSEEPLKLVKPEEFIKPIKEDEEITERRKDSVNKVTNWLQAQDIMPMFKKKSSVNSFKEEKISSTKDKSPVHSNESVKSPHEQGSVKSPDGQGNVKSPHGQGSVKSPHAQYTPSAWAQEYCRQAERRGRARALLLQDVWGRAERAMQEIDARKEEIRKQEAAAELAAEIARQCEALETTRLELPDTENGNKDTTESTNENEKDEAEGIAKVLLPQSRHELFPGACAVCRVLAPGPAAARPASSSKSDSSSISDIDL is encoded by the exons ATGGGGTCTAAATGGACCGACGAGTCTGCAATTCTGCGGGATTTGTCGTTTGCCCAAGGTCGCTGGGTGCCGGGCGGGATCGACTCTGCCGTCGCCGGCGCGAATCCACCAGTCCACAATATAACAGAAG AGACAGAGGAGGAGTACTATCGGCACTGGACGTCTTTGGACCCAGGAGGTACTGGAGACTTCAGCTCAGGCCCAGACTTATACCAAATAAAAACCATGCTGGAACTG ATGCAAGACGAACATCCTCCCAATGAAGAGTTTTTCTCTGGTCCAATTGAAATCAGAAAACTGAATATCCAAGCGCCCCCCTTCACAAAAACCAAAAGcaacacaaaagaaaataagcCTCCAAACAAGCCACGGCGAGCTCGCAACGTCGCCATAGCCTCCATAATGGCACTAACGCTATCCGAAGAGCCTCTGAAACTAGTTAAGCCAGAGGAGTTTATAAAGCCAATTAAGGAAGATGAGGAGATTACGGAGAGAAGGAAGGATTCTGTTAATAAAGTAACGAATTGGTTGCAGGCCCAGGATATTATGCCAATGTTCAAGAAGAAGTCTTCGGTGAATTCTTTTAAG GAGGAGAAAATAAGCAGCACGAAAGACAAGTCACCGGTCCACTCCAATGAAAGCGTAAAATCTCCACACGAGCAGGGAAGTGTTAAATCTCCGGACGGGCAAGGAAATGTGAAGTCTCCTCACGGGCAGGGCAGCGTGAAGTCTCCGCACGCGCAGTACACGCCGTCCGCCTGGGCGCAGGAGTACTGCCGCCAGGCCGAGCGCCGCGGCCgcgcgcgcgcgctgctgcTCCAGGACGTGTGGGGCCGCGCGGAGCGGGCCATGCAGGAGATCGATGCCAGGAAAGAGGAAATAAG AAAACAAGAAGCAGCGGCGGAGCTGGCGGCCGAGATTGCGCGCCAGTGCGAGGCGTTAGAAACTACGAGGCTGGAACTCCCGGATACAGAAAATGGCAATAAAGATACGACTGAATCTACCAATGAAAACGAGAAGGATGAAGCGGAAG GTATAGCCAAAGTGCTGCTCCCTCAGAGCCGCCACGAGCTGTTCCCCGGGGCCTGCGCGGTGTGCCGCGTGCTGGCCCCggggccggccgcggcccgccCGGCCAGCTCTTCCAAATCTGACTCTAGTTCTATAAGTGATATAGATTTGTAA
- the LOC133521804 gene encoding uncharacterized protein LOC133521804 isoform X3, protein MVGKSRYCEICGVREIFREGFFAKFPKDKLRCKTWLRQVGKEDLIHVPIEKLHELRHVCGDHFDRRDFGKTGNKLKKRAYPKLNLSAPPLSEHQLTGFPQHVASRQGAHQSHALLHARIPLSTSSTENGAHQSHAPLHARIPLSTSSTENALVKSKLKTC, encoded by the exons ATGGTTGGCAAAAGCCGATATTGTGAGATATGCGGCGTGAGAGAAATTTTCAGAGAAGGCTTCTTTGCCAAATTTCCCAAGGATAAACTGCG GTGTAAAACTTGGCTTAGACAAGTTGGAAAAGAAGATCTCATTCACGTACCCATTGAAAAATTGCATGAGCTTCGTCATGTTTGTGGTGACCACTTTGACCGGAGAGACTTTGGGAAGACAggaaataagcttaaaaaaagaGCCTATCCAAAGTTAAATCTTTCTGCACCTCCACTGTCAGAACATCAATTAACAGGATTTCCTCAACATGTTGCAAGTAGACAAG gTGCACACCAGAGCCATGCACTTTTACATGCCAGGATACCTCTCTCGACATCTAGCACTGAAAATG gTGCACACCAGAGCCATGCACCTTTACATGCCAGGATACCTCTCTCGACATCGAGCACTGAAAATG CATTGGTGAAAAGCAAATTAAAAACTTGCTAA
- the LOC133521804 gene encoding uncharacterized protein LOC133521804 isoform X2, translating to MVGKSRYCEICGVREIFREGFFAKFPKDKLRCKTWLRQVGKEDLIHVPIEKLHELRHVCGDHFDRRDFGKTGNKLKKRAYPKLNLSAPPLSEHQLTGFPQHVASRQGAHQSHALLHARIPLSTSSTENGAHQSHAPLHARIPLSTSSTENALVPAKRSPSC from the exons ATGGTTGGCAAAAGCCGATATTGTGAGATATGCGGCGTGAGAGAAATTTTCAGAGAAGGCTTCTTTGCCAAATTTCCCAAGGATAAACTGCG GTGTAAAACTTGGCTTAGACAAGTTGGAAAAGAAGATCTCATTCACGTACCCATTGAAAAATTGCATGAGCTTCGTCATGTTTGTGGTGACCACTTTGACCGGAGAGACTTTGGGAAGACAggaaataagcttaaaaaaagaGCCTATCCAAAGTTAAATCTTTCTGCACCTCCACTGTCAGAACATCAATTAACAGGATTTCCTCAACATGTTGCAAGTAGACAAG gTGCACACCAGAGCCATGCACTTTTACATGCCAGGATACCTCTCTCGACATCTAGCACTGAAAATG gTGCACACCAGAGCCATGCACCTTTACATGCCAGGATACCTCTCTCGACATCGAGCACTGAAAATG CTTTGGTACCAGCGAAACGCTCCCCGTCTTGCTGA
- the LOC133521804 gene encoding uncharacterized protein LOC133521804 isoform X4, whose translation MVGKSRYCEICGVREIFREGFFAKFPKDKLRCKTWLRQVGKEDLIHVPIEKLHELRHVCGDHFDRRDFGKTGNKLKKRAYPKLNLSAPPLSEHQLTGFPQHVASRQGAHQSHAPLHARIPLSTSSTENALVPAKRSPSC comes from the exons ATGGTTGGCAAAAGCCGATATTGTGAGATATGCGGCGTGAGAGAAATTTTCAGAGAAGGCTTCTTTGCCAAATTTCCCAAGGATAAACTGCG GTGTAAAACTTGGCTTAGACAAGTTGGAAAAGAAGATCTCATTCACGTACCCATTGAAAAATTGCATGAGCTTCGTCATGTTTGTGGTGACCACTTTGACCGGAGAGACTTTGGGAAGACAggaaataagcttaaaaaaagaGCCTATCCAAAGTTAAATCTTTCTGCACCTCCACTGTCAGAACATCAATTAACAGGATTTCCTCAACATGTTGCAAGTAGACAAG gTGCACACCAGAGCCATGCACCTTTACATGCCAGGATACCTCTCTCGACATCGAGCACTGAAAATG CTTTGGTACCAGCGAAACGCTCCCCGTCTTGCTGA